Sequence from the Carassius auratus strain Wakin unplaced genomic scaffold, ASM336829v1 scaf_tig00217656, whole genome shotgun sequence genome:
TAACAGTCAAAATGGAAATGTGTTTCAGGTATACTTGGTGTCCTTTGCCATGCAGTGGAACCACCACATGGCATCGCTCAGTGTCGCTGGTGGTCATGGCCGGCAGACGTCGTGCTTGGACGCGCGGCAGATCCAGCGCGTCAACCAGCAGGCTGAGGTTCTCTTCGGCAAGGAGCACGTCCTGGAGCCCAACTTTGCTGCACCGATGCCGGTCCCTGAAGCGTACGAGCACCCCGACGAGGAGGAGCTCCTTGGTGTCGAGTACGCCATGTGCCAGTCCACCAGCTTCACTGCCAGGGACTACTACGTGCAGAAAGGTACAGTACTTGATCACACACTTAAACAATGATGACAAacctggtgaaaaaaaaacaattgttgtgTAGACACGTTTGTGATTAGTACAATTACATATTTGCAGTTGAGGAAGAGCAGTCgcgtgaggaggaggaggaggacgacgATGAGTCGGCTGAGCAAGAAGACGACGAGATGGCGGATGAGGGTCTCGGCATGTCTTCTGATACAGAGGAGGACCCGATAGACAGAGTCTGTGGCAAGCACGTCGTCCTCACACAGGCAGAACAGGTGGAAGAGGAGGACAGTCCTGCCCTGCAAGATGTGCTGATGAGACATCGACATCTGCATCTGCCAGGTATAGAGGAAGTGGAGGCACTGGCATTGCTCCTCCTAGAACTGGCCGACAACAGCGACCACCACTTAGTGCCGGCTGACCTCAGGCAGAAGATCGCCGCCGCCGCCAGCTCTCTCCACGACCACGACAAGACCGCGGCCCGCTTCGTCAAGCAGTACGAGTCCAGGTGGGGTTACACCTTGTTCGGTCGGTGCCTTGGGGCGGACTCTCCCGAGACCAGAGCAGCCCAGAAGACCAAGTTTGGCTGCATGAGGTACGCTCCGGCGGCACAGGTGACCGAGGACAGTCGCTTGCTCTACCTCCTCCTCAAGATGCTGAAGAACCGAGCGCCGGCCAATCAGCTCACCTCCCCCAGCAAGGTCACGGCTTCTTTGAAGGGACAGTATAAGAGGATTGCAGACCGAGTTCAAGACGACCCCATCCTCAGCGGTCTCGCCATTCCACTGCCCAACTTGAACGCCAAGTCCATCTCGACCTTCGCTGCCAGGGAGGAGAAAAAGGCCAACTACGGGGCGACGGTACTGCCGAAGGTGACGCCTCACCTGAAAGTGCTGTCGGACGCACCGTTCCCGGAAGCTCCTGCGCTACCAACATCCCTCCCACCGCCAGACCGGCCTCAGGTCCAGTACCAGCACGTTCATCACGAGGCTGGAAAAAGGCGTGGTGAGAAGCGGAGGTAAGTTGTCATAAGCACTTTGTTTCACCTGTTGCCTGTGGAAAGCAAATAGCACACACCTCATATCAATACTCATtacatgtgtattttattttacttccagATTATTTGATGAAGAGCCAGAGCCTGTGCCTCCTGTGGACTGGCCCGTTCAGCCCACAGCGTCGTCCTCCTCCACTCGGCCAAGGCCTGCTGCGTCCACCCACCTCCAGCCAAGGCCTGCTGCGTCCACCCACCTCCAGCCAAGGCCTGCTGCGTCCACCCACCTCCAGCCAAGGCCTGCTGCGTCCACCTATGGACCACCCCCTGTGTCGGCAGCACCCATACTGCTGGTTCTCCCCGCACAGCCACTGGCTCCCTCTGTCCTGTTTCGTGGGCCATCGTGCAGCCAGAGCTTTGTACCTCCTGCACCAACAGTCAAGGCATTCATGCCGAACAAGTCCTCGTGGCCATGTGGGGCTTGCCACGTGCCTAATTGTGGTGGACAGCGGAAGAGGTACACACCTTCCAAGGACAAAATGGCAGAAAGCACCCAGAAGATATTTTCCTTCTGTCCATCCACTAAGAAATCCACCACCTCTGGGTTTGACAATGTGGTGTACGACAGCTTTGAACACTTTAAAAGTGTGGTGGATGTTGAGTTGGAAAAGAGGAGAACTGTGTAAATAACTGTGTAAATAACGTACCTGTGTGATGCCACTTCTCCTGTGCCATCtgtaggagagagaaagaggcttgTTTGTTTATTAGATTGTACTTGAAGCACTTTGTaacacaatcaaacaaacaaacaatttatttatatagttcaaAAGTTCAAAAAATGCACTTTCCAGTTTTACTTTAGaatgttcttgtttgttttttattattatttatgttgctcttaaaatgcactttgtagtatctttttttttttttatacaaacatgTTCTGGCCTATGTTCAATATCAAGGCCAATCTAACCTCAATCATTTTAGCCTTAATCAGTTCTGATCTAACACAATCAGTTTTCATAACCCTTAAGTGATTGTTCATGTTCAGATAATCTGTGTCTTTGTCTGCTTCATGTTTAACAAAAATTTGCcaaagaaaacactttatttgttgaTTAGTGACCTGAGTCTTTGGATAATCCTGTTCTTTATTGGGCTTGGGCCTGTACAaatcaaaagtttgtgtttttaattgtttttgattattattaatgttatttatgtgtGCGTGTCCTTGTGATGTTTGTATATCTGTCAGCTTCCATGTTtaacaaaatgtttgcaaatggTAGTAAATGTTTGTCTCTCGTGTTCTCGCTCGTAGATCTGTACCTTGTTGTGGTGAGCGAGCTTTAAACCAAACAGATCTTGTTTACTTGTGTTTCCATGCATTGCCTTTTAAATGAAACACAATctgggtgaaaaataaaagttgtaaaacTATTTCAAGTATTTTGGAGTCTCTGaatgcttgtgttttttttttacactatcccATCCCTTTTGAAACCCATCAGAGCAACTAGAAGTCCTTGTTTCTTCTCCGTCACTACCAGAGGTGTGAACACACCCCACCGTGCGCTGGCTGTACCCCCTGGGTGGTCACAAAAATGAGTTCTGTGAACAGCTCTGATGTCTTTGATGATGTGTACACATATTTCTTAATTCAGCCCAAAAATGTAACAATTGCACACTTTTCCACTTGACTATATGAATCTCATCAGCTACATCAACTCAAACtatgaaaattataaaacaaatcagGATTTCAATAAACTAGGCCTTGTACATGACAATTTCTGTAAATAACACTTTGACCACCAGGTGGCACCattcattttgatcattttcgATCCATCCCAGGTTTGAGATATATGTACTTGGGGGGTCATGAGCCATTCCCAGGCGAATTCTCCTCCAAGTACCTAAGCGATCGTCAGCCGTCCAATGGTTGAGCAGAGCTGAGCAGCGATCAGCCAATGGTTGAGCAATGCTGAGCAGAGCTCAGTGCTCAACAGACCAATCATTGAGCGAGGATCGGTAAACGTCATCCAGCTGTATGAGCTGTTTTAAAAATACTGGCGGCCATTGATGATCGATTGGACTGTTTTCTTTACTATAAGGTACGTTTGGTATAATTATGTGCTAAGTAATGAATGAAACTCCATATATTTTGTGATAATTTGGCTGACATTGAAGGTTTTACATGGTAATATCTCGTCAGCGCCGTACTGACACTAACTTTCTAGCTCCGCTTGTTTACATTAAAATCTCTGAAATGCGTTTAAAATGGGACCAGACTATTGATTTTACATGTTGAGACGTTGGAGAATGTACTACTGCTGTGTGGACTCGAAATGTAAAGCTTAAATATGCTTTAGGTGTGTTAGAATATCAATCGCGATTAGCATGCTAAatgcattgaaaatgaatgaatgagctaCCAATCGCCGCTGTAATGACCTGACGATCTCTGGAAATTCTTTAAAAACGTGATCAGACACTCTCGCTAACTTCTTAAGACCATATAGATAGTTTTACAGCTCTGTGGAGTTGAAATTCGAtgtgtaaatatgctttagaaGTGTAAACATGTCAACCGCGATTTGCATGCTATAAACAAGTGATGAATGAATGGGCTGTTTTTGGTTACTACTTTTACGAGGGCTGCAGGGTCTATAAACATGTATTTAAGCCCTCATCTGATTttagttttactcatttattcatgttttactgtacCAGATGAAACATGGAGAAGATGATCCCTGGAAATTCTTCAAAAATGTGATCAGACACTTTAGCTCACTTCTTAAGACCATGAAAGAGATAGTGTTACAGTAGTGTGGAGTTGAAATTCGAtgtgtaaatatgctttagaaATGTAAACATGTCAACTGCTATTTGCATGTTAAAAACAAAGTGATGAATGAATGGGCTGTTTTTGGTTACTACTTTTACGAGGGCTGCAGGGtctataaaaatgtacttaagccctcatctgcttttagttttactCATTTCTTCATGTTTTACTGTACCAGATGAAACATGGAGAAGCCTAGACATCGGTGCAGCGTGTGCGACAAGACTTTCACTGAAAGTCCAACCTGACGAGGCATCTGAAGATCCATGCCGTCGCCAGGGAGACCTTTGACTGTGATGTCTGCAGGAGGAGCTTGACCACCAAATCATCGCTGGTCAGCCATCAACAGCAACACCAGTACCCCAACATCGTTATGTACCGGCAAGGAGAGGCCAGGCTGCAGTGTACAGAGGCAGCAAAGTCTGTGGCAGAGGCCCCCAGCACCGTTGATGACCCTACATGGCTGGATCCCAAGACAGCAGAGGCGATGGCCAAGAGGTCCGGGGGTGAGCTGTGGAAAGGTCAGCTGGTCATCGTGTTCGGGAAGTACGCCGGTCAGACCTTCAAGTGGCTTCTAGAAAACGATGTCGGCTGGCTGGTGTGGTTGCTGTTCCAGTACTGCCAGCAGGGAGAGCAGAACGAGCTGTTAAAGTGGCAGAAGGAGCGACTGCTCGCGTACGCCAGAGAGTTCCCTCCGGTCACATGGCACCTTGAAAGGAGGTTGAAGGTAAGATAAACTCAGTTACCTTTTGTAATTCATCCTGTGAAAACCGTTTTGAAAAGGGACGATTGAGAGGCGAGCAAGATCTTTTAAGCGAGCAGCTTCAGACGCCGTTGTTCTCTTGTGCTCTGCATCTCACGcgttggatacatttttttttataaaaacttgcGTGCCGTTGTAGTTTACACAGGACTGTCGGGAAATGCACATTGATATAcctttattctgtttattttgatAGGTGACAGTCTATCACGCTGCGCGTGTTCTTAAAGAGAAAGACAGTCTTTTCAGCTTGCTACTATAAATTGCTATTTTTCTGCATCAAACTAGTGAAACTTCTGCCAAGATACATTCAGAGATGATAGGCAAGATGTTatagaataataattaatgaaaaccCAATTTTGTCAAAAAACTGACATTCAATCTAATTTTAGACCTTACTGAAAACGTACCTGAGCAACATCTGATGGGTTTTCCCAGATATTGTCACATATGGATTCAACCGTACTGGACTAAGGTATTGGTCAGATCCagctttgaaaataaatgcatgtgttCAATGTGATTAAACACTCGATGCTGAGAATATATCCTATGTGTTACAGGAAACTGCTTTGGTGATAGAGTCCATCCTTGCTGAGTTCCAGGGACCAGCCGGCCTTGACATCGATGGCATTCACCTGTTCAAGTCGCCAGAGGCAGTCGACGCTCACTGGGTAGTTGCGAGCAAGCACCTCAGTTGCATGCAGGTGGGTTAATGTCTTTGCGGTCATCGTGTGTCAAAACCATTCAAACTTGTATATGGCAACATTTCAAAAGGACACCAGAATAAATAAGGACCTTGCAATATGTTGTGTTACAGGATCCCCCTGGCATACCGCTGTATGTGTCTGTGAAGGTGGTGGTCATGAACGGCGTCCGACTGAACAAGCACAAGTGCCGGCGTGGCAGCAACTCTCTGGAGGGGTTGCACGCCCACCTGTTCAACGCCGTCCCTTCACAGCGATGTGGAATTATGCCATTCCAAGTGAGtgattaaaacataatatatataaagcttCATTGCAGACACATGTTCATATAGCACATCATATAGTATAATTGATAGTATAGATAGTGATAAGTGTCAATGATAGTTtcaatgatacattttatttcacagcTCCAGTCATCACTTGCAAACATGTACACAATAACAGTCAAAATGGAAATGTGTTTCAGGTATACTTGGTGTCCTTTGCCATGCAGTGAACCACCACATGGCATCGCTCAGTGTCGCTGGTGGTCATGGCCGGCAGACGTCGTGCTTGGACGCGCGGCAGATCCAGCGCGTCAACCAGCAGGCTGAGGTTCTCTTCGGCAAGGAGCACGTCCTGGAGCCCAACTTTGCTGCACCGATGCCGGTCCCTGAAGCGTACGAGCACCCCGACGAGGAGGAGCTCCTTGGTGTCGAGTACGCCATGTGCCAGTCCACCAGCTTCACTGCCAGGGACTACTACGTGCAGAAAGGTACAGTACTTGATCACACACTTAAACAATGATGACAAacctggtgaaaaaaaaacaattgttgtgTAGACACGTTTGTGATTAGTACAATTACATATTTGCAGTTGAGGAAGAGCAGTCgcgtgaggaggaggaggaggacgacgATGAGTCGGCTGAGCAAGAAGACGACGAGATGGCGGATGAGGGTCTCGGCATGTCTTCTGATACAGAGGAGGACCCGATAGACAGAGTCTGTGGCAAGCACGTCGTCCTCACACAGGCAGAACAGGTGGAAGAGGAGGACAGTCCTGCCCTGCAAGATGTGCTGATGAGACATCGACATCTGCATCTGCCAGGTATAGAGGAAGTGGAGGCACTGGCATTGCTCCTCCTAGAACTGGCCGACAACAGCGACCACCACTTAGTGCCGGCTGACCTCAGGCAGAAGATCGCCGCCGCCGCCAGCTCTCTCCACGACCACGACAAGACCGCGGCCCGCTTCGTCAAGCAGTACGAGTCCAGGTGGGGTTACACCTTGTTCGGTCGGTGCCTTGGGGCGGACTCTCCCGAGACCAGAGCAGCCCAGAAGACCAAGTTTGGCTGCATGAGGTACGCTCCGGCGGCACAGGTGACCGAGGACAGTCGCTTGCTCTACCTCCTCCTCAAGATGCTGAAGAACCGAGCGCCGGCCAATCAGCTCACCTCCCCAGCAAGGTCACGGCTTCTTTGAAGGGACAGTATAAGAGGATTGCAGACCGAGTTCAAGACGACCCCATCCTCAGCGGTCTCGCCATTCCACTGCCCAACTTGAACGCCAAGTCCATCTCGACCTTCGCTGCCAGGGAGGAGAAAAAGGCCAACTACGGGGCGACGGTACTGCCGAAGGTGACGCCTCACCTGAAAGTGCTGTCGGACGCACCGTTCCCGGAAGCTCCTGCGCTACCAACATCCCTCCCACCGCCAGACCGGCCTCAGGTCCAGTACCAGCACGTTCATCACGAGGCTGGAAAAAGGCGTGGTGAGAAGCGGAGGTAAGTTGTCATAAGCACTTTGTTTCACCTGTTGCCTGTGGAAAGCAAATAGCACACACCTCATATCAATACTCATtacatgtgtattttattttacttccagATTATTTGATGAAGAGCCAGAGCCTGTGCCTCCTGTGGACTGGCCCGTTCAGCCCACAGCGTCGTCCTCCTCCACTCGGCCAAGGCCTGCTGCGTCCACCCACCTCCAGCCAAGGCCTGCTGCGTCCACCCACCTCCAGCCAAGGCCTGCTGCGTCCACCCACCTCCAGCCAAGGCCTGCTGCGTCCACCTATGGACCACCCCCTGTGTCGGCAGCACCCATACTGCTGGTT
This genomic interval carries:
- the LOC113101847 gene encoding uncharacterized protein LOC113101847, which produces MGFPRYCHIWIQPYWTKETALVIESILAEFQGPAGLDIDGIHLFKSPEAVDAHWVVASKHLSCMQDPPGIPLYVSVKVVVMNGVRLNKHKCRRGSNSLEGLHAHLFNAVPSQRCGIMPFQVYLVSFAMQWNHHMASLSVAGGHGRQTSCLDARQIQRVNQQAEVLFGKEHVLEPNFAAPMPVPEAYEHPDEEELLGVEYAMCQSTSFTARDYYVQKVEEEQSREEEEEDDDESAEQEDDEMADEGLGMSSDTEEDPIDRVCGKHVVLTQAEQVEEEDSPALQDVLMRHRHLHLPGIEEVEALALLLLELADNSDHHLVPADLRQKIAAAASSLHDHDKTAARFVKQYESRWGYTLFGRCLGADSPETRAAQKTKFGCMRYAPAAQVTEDSRLLYLLLKMLKNRAPANQLTSPSKVTASLKGQYKRIADRVQDDPILSGLAIPLPNLNAKSISTFAAREEKKANYGATVLPKVTPHLKVLSDAPFPEAPALPTSLPPPDRPQVQYQHVHHEAGKRRGEKRRLFDEEPEPVPPVDWPVQPTASSSSTRPRPAASTHLQPRPAASTHLQPRPAASTHLQPRPAASTYGPPPVSAAPILLVLPAQPLAPSVLFRGPSCSQSFVPPAPTVKAFMPNKSSWPCGACHVPNCGGQRKRYTPSKDKMAESTQKIFSFCPSTKKSTTSGFDNVVYDSFEHFKSVVDVELEKRRTV
- the LOC113101849 gene encoding uncharacterized protein LOC113101849, which codes for MASLSVAGGHGRQTSCLDARQIQRVNQQAEVLFGKEHVLEPNFAAPMPVPEAYEHPDEEELLGVEYAMCQSTSFTARDYYVQKVEEEQSREEEEEDDDESAEQEDDEMADEGLGMSSDTEEDPIDRVCGKHVVLTQAEQVEEEDSPALQDVLMRHRHLHLPGIEEVEALALLLLELADNSDHHLVPADLRQKIAAAASSLHDHDKTAARFVKQYESRWGYTLFGRCLGADSPETRAAQKTKFGCMRYAPAAQVTEDSRLLYLLLKMLKNRAPANQLTSPARSRLL